The Armatimonadota bacterium genomic sequence GTGAGGACCTCCACGAAGGCGAAGCCCCGGTGCTGCAGGGCCTCCCGCAAGGATGGCCTCCAGCTCGACCGTGGGTGGTGTGCAGGGTACAGGCATCCACATACCCCGCCAGCCGACTGCTGCACCCGATGCCCGCCACCACCGCCAGCCGGTTGCGGTCAATCCCGAGGGCGTGCACCGCCCGCAGCAGCGCCCCCAGCACGATCCCGTGCCCGCACCCGGGGCAGAGGATGTGGGGCATACGCGGCTGCCGTAGGTAGGTCCGAACATCAGGGATCACGACGTCCTCCGGGCCGACACCGGCACGGCCTCCAGGGCCTGATGGACTTCCCCGAGGATCCGATCGGGCTCGATGGGGGTGCTGTTCACCTGGTGCACCGCCAGAATCGGGACCCGATCTCCCACCACGCGCTCGACTTCCCGGCTCCACTGCCCCAGGTTCATCTCCGCCACCACCACGGCCCGGGCCTGGGCCGCGGCTCGCCGGACCGCGGTGTCCGGGAAGGGCCAGAGGACCCGGGGCCGCAGCAGTCCCGCCCGCACCCCTTCCCGCCGGGCCGTGCGCACCGCCTGCCGGGCCGTCGGGCCACGATGCCATAGGCCATCACCACCACCTCCGCGTCGTCTAGGTGGAAGGCCTCCGGCACCAAGTCCTCCGCCACTGGGTCCGAAACCTTGGTGTGGAGCCGGCGAAGCATCTCCTCCACCTTCGCGGGGTTCTGGGTAGGAAAGCCGGACTCGTCGTGGAGGAGGCCTGTAATGTGGTACCGGACGCCTTCCCCGAAGTTCACGAAGGGAGCGGGTCTTCCGTCCGCGGTCGCGTAGGGGAGGTAAGGGTCCGCAAGTCCGGCGGGAGCGGCCGGCGCACCGCTCCCCGAGCCCGGAGCTCCTCCAGGGTGGGCAGGGGTGCGGGCTCCATCATGTGCCCGATCACCTCGTCGTACAACACCAGCACCGGGGTCCGGTAGCTCTCGGAGAGCTCGAAGGCCCGCACGGTGAGCTCGAACACCTCAGGCACGCTCGCGGATGCGAGGACGATCACGGGGTAATCCCCATGACTCCCCCAACGGGCCTGCATCACGTCCCCCCGGGCAGGAGCGGTGGGGAAGCCTGTGCTGGGCCCAAGCCGCATCACATCCACCACCACGCAGGGAATCTCCGCCAGCGCCGCGTACCCGATGTGCTCCTGCATCAGGGTGAAGCCCGGCCCGCTCGTGGCCGTCATGGCCAGCAGTCCACCCACGGAGGCTCCGATGCACGCGGCCAGGCTCGCCATCTCGTCCTCCATCTGCACGAACACCCCACCCACCTGAGGCAGCAGGTGGGCCATCTCCTCCGCCACCTCCGAGGAGGGTGTGATGGGATAGCCCGCGTAGAACCGGCATCCCGCCCACACGGCCCCGTACGCGCACGCGGTGTTCCCTCGGACCAGGCGCCACCTAGCCATGGAGGACCGCCTCCTCCCGCACTACAACGGCGAAGTCCGGGCAGAGAAGCTGGCACAGCTGACATCCCGTACAGCGCGCTGGGTCCAGCACGGTCACTCGGTCGTGTTCTCCAAATCCCAGGATCTCCTCCGGACACACCCGCACGCAGATGCCGCAGCTTCGCCCCTTGCACCACGCGGCGTTGACCTCCACCTGATACCGGCGGGGCGAACCAGTTGGGAGCGGCAACTCCCGAAGATTGACCGCTTGCAGCGCGCGTCCCGCGTGGAACGCCTGCAGGTTAGGCTCCAGAACGCGGGCGGGGAAGGACGCCCGCATCCCCGCCTCCCACTCCTCCATCCTCCATCGTGAACTCCAGCTCGCGGCTCACGGCACCCAGGAGCACTACGTTGGCCATCCGGGCATCACCCAGGGATTGGGCCCGCACGCTGGCCTTGTAGGCCAGCACCCTTCCTCCTGCTTGCCGTAGCCTTCCGATCGCCTCCGTACCCGGGTAGATCGGTTTCCAGCTACGACGATCCTGCTGCGCCGCGGGCGGGAGGATCCGGACTAGGTCCGTCGCCAGAAATCCCCCGGGCGCAGATAGCCGGCCCACCGGAAACCTTCTGCCCACTCCAGGCTCAGGACCCCATCCGCCCGGCCCCGCTCCACCAGGGGACTGTGGACCCTGGGACCGTACCGGAGGAAGCTCACCACGGCCCCGCCCCGCTGGGCCATCCCCTTCACTTCGCTCTTCTTCACGTCGTAGCCGCGCTCCAGGCACACCGCGGCCAGGATGTTGCTCGCGAGCAGCACGCCCTGTCCACCCACGCCTACGATCAGGGGGTTCCGCGTCTCCCTCACGGCTTACCTCTTCTGCGGTGTTCCGGCCCGATGGATGGCGTCCGCGGGACAGATTTGGGCACACAGGGTGCACCCCGTGCACGCCTCCTCCCGGATGCGCACCTTGGGACGCCCCTCGCACGTCTCCTCCACCCACACAATGGCTGGACAGCCCAGGTCCATGCACAGCTGGCAT encodes the following:
- a CDS encoding 4Fe-4S dicluster domain-containing protein; this encodes MEEWEAGMRASFPARVLEPNLQAFHAGRALQAVNLRELPLPTGSPRRYQVEVNAAWCKGRSCGICVRVCPEEILGFGEHDRVTVLDPARCTGCQLCQLLCPDFAVVVREEAVLHG
- a CDS encoding 2-oxoacid:acceptor oxidoreductase family protein; amino-acid sequence: MRETRNPLIVGVGGQGVLLASNILAAVCLERGYDVKKSEVKGMAQRGGAVVSFLRYGPRVHSPLVERGRADGVLSLEWAEGFRWAGYLRPGDFWRRT